The segment NNNNNNNNNNNNNNNNNNNNNNNNNNNNNNNNNNNNNNNNNNNNNNNNNNNNNNNNNNNNNNNNNNNNNNNNNNNNNNNNNNNNNNNNNNNNNNNNNNNNNNNNNNNNNNNNNNNNNNNNNNNNNNNNNNNNNNNNNNNNNNNNNNNNNNNNNNNNNNNNNNNNNNNNNNNNNNNNNNNNNNNNNNNNNNNNNNNNNNNNNNNNNNNNNNNNNNNNNNNNNNNNNNNNNNNNNNNNNNNNNNNNNNNNNNNNNNNNNNNNNNNNNNNNNNNNNNNNNNNNNNNNNNNNNNNNNNNNNNNNNNNNNNNNNNNNNNNNNNNNNNNNNNNNNNNNNNNNNNNNNNNNNNNNNNNNNNNNNNNNNNNNNNNNNNNNNNNNNNNNNNNNNNNNNNNNNNNNNNNNNNNNNNNNNNNNNNNNNNNNNNNNNNNNNNNNNNNNNNNNNNNNNNNNNNNNNNNNNNNNNNNNNNNNNNNNNNNNNNNNNNNNNNNNNNNNNNNNNNNNNNNNNNNNNNNNNNNNNNNNNNNNNNNNNNNNNNNNNNNNNNNNNNNNNNNNNNNNNNNNNNNNNNNNNNNNNNNNNNNNNNNNNNNNNNNNNNNNNNNNNNNNNNNNNNNNNNNNNNNNNNNNNNNNNNNNNNNNNNNNNNNNNNNNNNNNNNNNNNNNNNNNNNNNNNNNNNNNNNNNNNNNNNNNNNNNNNNNNNNNNNNNNNNNNNNNNNNNNNNNNNNNNNNNNNNNNNNNNNNNNNNNNNNNNNNNNNNNNNNNNNNNNNNNNNNNNNNNNNNNNNNNNNNNNNNNNNNNNNNNNNNNNNNNNNNNNNNNNNNNNNNNNNNNNNNNNNNNNNNNNNNNNNNNNNNNNNNNNNNNNNNNNNNNNNNNNNNNNNNNNNNNNNNNNNNNNNNNNNNNNNNNNNNNNNNNNNNNNNNNNNNNNNNNNNNNNNNNNNNNNNNNNNNNNNNNNNNNNNNNNNNNNNNNNNNNNNNNNNNNNNNNNNNNNNNNNNNNNNNNNNNNNNNNNNNNNNNNNNNNNNNNNNNNNNNNNNNNNNNNNNNNNNNNNNNNNNNNNNNNNNNNNNNNNNNNNNNNNNNNNNNNNNNNNNNNNNNNNNNNNNNNNNNNNNNNNNNNNNNNNNNNNNNNNNNNNNNNNNNNNNNNNNNNNNNNNNNNNNNNNNNNNNNNNNNNNNNNNNNNNNNNNNNNNNNNNNNNNNNNNNNNNNNNNNNNNNNNNNNNNNNNNNNNNNNNNNNNNNNNNNNNNNNNNNNNNNNNNNNNNNNNNNNNNNNNNNNNNNNNNNNNNNNNNNNNNNNNNNNNNNNNNNNNNNNNNNNNNNNNNNNNNNNNNNNNNNNNNNNNNNNNNNNNNNNNNNNNNNNNNNNNNNNNNNNNNNNNNNNNNNNNNNNNNNNNNNNNNNNNNNNNNNNNNNNNNNNNNNNNNNNNNNNNNNNNNNNNNNNNNNNNNNNNNNNNNNNNNNNNNNNNNNNNNNNNNNNNNNNNNNNNNNNNNNNNNNNNNNNNNNNNNNNNNNNNNNNNNNNNNNNNNNNNNNNNNNNNNNNNNNNNNNNNNNNNNNNNNNNNNNNNNNNNNNNNNNNNNNNNNNNNNNNNNNNNNNNNNNNNNNNNNNNNNNNNNNNNNNNNNNNNNNNNNNNNNNNNNNNNNNNNNNNNNNNNNNNNNNNNNNNNNNNNNNNNNNNNNNNNNNNNNNNNNNNNNNNNNNNNNNNNNNNNNNNNNNNNNNNNNNNNNNNNNNNNNNNNNNNNNNNNNNNNNNNNNNNNNNNNNNNNNNNNNNNNNNNNNNNNNNNNNNNNNNNNNNNNNNNNNNNNNNNNNNNNNNNNNNNNNNNNNNNNNNNNNNNNNNNNNNNNNNNNNNNNNNNNNNNNNNNNNNNNNNNNNNNNNNNNNNNNNNNNNNNNNNNNNNNNNNNNNNNNNNNNNNNNNNNNNNNNNNNNNNNNNNNNNNNNNNNNNNNNNNNNNNNNNNNNNNNNNNNNNNNNNNNNNNNNNNNNNNNNNNNNNNNNNNNNNNNNNNNNNNNNNNNNNNNNNNNNNNNNNNNNNNNNNNNNNNNNNNNNNNNNNNNNNNNNNNNNNNNNNNNNNNNNNNNNNNNNNNNNNNNNNNNNNNNNNNNNNNNNNNNNNNNNNNNNNNNNNNNNNNNNNNNNNNNNNNNNNNNNNNNNNNNNNNNNNNNNNNNNNNNNNNNNNNNNNNNNNNNNNNNNNNNNNNNNNNNNNNNNNNNNNNNNNNNNNNNNNNNNNNNNNNNNNNNNNNNNNNNNNNNNNNNNNNNNNNNNNNNNNNNNNNNNNNNNNNNNNNNNNNNNNNNNNNNNNNNNNNNNNNNNNNNNNNNNNNNNNNNNNNNNNNNNNNNNNNNNNNNNNNNNNNNNNNNNNNNNNNNNNNNNNNNNNNNNNNNNNNNNNNNNNNNNNNNNNNNNNNNNNNNNNNNNNNNNNNNNNNNNNNNNNNNNNNNNNNNNNNNNNNNNNNNNNNNNNNNNNNNNNNNNNNNNNNNNNNNNNNNNNNNNNNNNNNNNNNNNNNNNNNNNNNNNNNNNNNNNNNNNNNNNNNNNNNNNNNNNNNNNNNNNNNNNNNNNNNNNNNNNNNNNNNNNNNNNNNNNNNNNNNNNNNNNNNNNNNNNNNNNNNNNNNNNNNNNNNNNNNNNNNNNNNNNNNNNNNNNNNNNNNNNNNNNNNNNNNNNNNNNgggtttagagctcctaacaggaccgggtttagagctccaacaggaccaggtttagagctccaacaggaccgggtttagagctccatcaggaccgggtttagagctccatcaggactgggtttagagcttcaacaggaccgggtttagagctccatcaggaccgggtttagagctccaacaggaccgggtttagagctccaacaggaccgggtttagagctccaacaggaccaggttttcTTAGTTCcagaatataattttaaaagtttagtttgttaaaagCTACATCTGTatgtttaaacttgttttaaccTGAGATAAGGTTCTGGTTCCGCCCCTCAGTGGTTCGGGAACCTAGTGACGCTGCAGTGGTGGAACGATCTGTGGCTGAACGAGGGGTTTGCATCGTATGTGGAGTATCTGGGAGCAGACGAGGCCGAACCCAGCTGGAACGTGGTGAGGATTTAATCTTCATCTCTGCAGGAAGCTGACGGCGTTCCTCTGACAGAAACGTTTCCTGCTTCCTGACAGAAAGACCTGATCGTCCTCAGCGATGTCCACAGAGTGTTTGCTGTGGATGCTCTGTCCTCGTCTCACCCTCTGTCCTCCAAAGAAGAAGACATCCAGAAACCAGCTCAGATCAGCGAGCTGTTCGATGCCATCTCATACAGCAAGGTGAGCAAACGTTACACAACCATCGGGACGTTATTCCACTGCTAATTATTTACAGCTTTAAGGAGGAACGGGTTCATGAAGACTGAGggctttttaataaaagaaacgagtttattctttaacttttatttaagcaaGAAAGACTTCTGATGACATGTCTGTCTCGTTCTGCAGCGTAAATATAACAGAACCAATCTGAAAAACTGCTGAGTCCACTAAAACTTAACAACATCGTTAAAACTATATCACTAAACATTGTTGGAAACAATAAGAACAGTTCAAAGTACATCATCCATGAATCAACTTAGAGCATCAGTGAAATCTACAGGCTGTTAAACTGTAAGCTGGTTCACTGCGTGCTTCCAGTAACAGAAATCCTCCATCCAGATGTTGGGGGTGGaagcaggagcagcagaaacatctggatgGTTTGTCTGAATGAACGCAGCTCACAGATGGTTTTATTCGTCTCGTCCTCAGGGAGCCTCTGTCCTCAGGATGCTGTCAGACTTCCTGACCGAAAACGTTTTCACCAAAGGGCTGCAGGTAACAACAACGTGATGCTGCGCTGCGGAAGTTTACCCTTCCAGGTGACGTCTCTGATTTACCTGCTTCCTGTCTCTCACCTGTCCGCCTGCAGACCTACCTGAGGGAGTTTGCTTTTAAGACCACCGTCTACAAGGACCTGTGGAAACATCTGCAGATGGTACCTCCTCCTTTCTGTCTGCACATCTGCATCAAGACTTCCTGTCGTTTAAAGCAGATTATCGtgtaaacgctgagtcagcgttcactcttcttcttctctgcaccTTTTTGGCATCAAACTCCTGCAGAATTTATCTGTTCATAAATCCCAACGCTCAGCTCACTCAGGAGACAGCTGTTATGACTttagtttatgtattttttaaactttatttacagtaaatttccCTAATAAAATACACGGAGGTCAAACCACGCGGACGCTTGAGTCATGTGACCGACCGACATGTTTTTCAgcttaaaacaggaagtagttgACAATTATCAGAACGTGTTCCATCAGCTGGTATCCAACGGCGTTTCATCCATTTTCCTGTCATGTTTCTGATGTTTCGGTTCTACAGGCTGCAAACGAGACGGGAACGCAGCTTCCTGACTCCGTGGAGAACATCATGAACACCTGGGTCCTGCAGATGGGGTTTCCTGTTGTCACCATCAACGCCGCCACCGGCAGCGCTTCCCAGCAGCACTTCCTGTTGGACCCAAACTCTAACATCACCACGCCGTCCGAGTTCAGGTAATCCATCCATTGTCTGTTCATCCAACCATTGATCCATCCATCGTCtgtccatccaaccattcatccatccatcgtctgtccatccaaccattcatccatccatcgtctgtccatccaaccattcatccatccattgtctgtTCATCCAACCATTGATCCATCCATCGTCtgtccatccaaccattcatccatccatcgtcTGTTCATCCAACCATTGATCCATCCATCGTCtgtccatccaaccattcatccatccatcgtctgtccatccaaccattcatccatccatcgtcTGTTCATCCAACCATTGATCCATCCATCGTCTGTTCATCCAACCATTGATCCATCCATCGTCTGTTCATCCAACCATTGATCCATCCATCGTCTGTTCATCCAACCATTGATCCATCCCTGACAGTGCTTTgaattcagttttctgttccaTTTTTCCTccatattttctgtatttagtttgttttattgacccGAGCTGCTGTTTCCTGATGAAAACCTTCAGTTTTGGTTCGTTTAAAGAAGTGTTGATGTGaatctttctgctgcagctacGAGTGGATCGTTCCCATCAGGTGGATGAAGAATGGAGTCACTCAGGTCGGCGTCACATGGCTGAAGGAGAAATCAGGTAAACCAGCCGTCTCAACAataattaaatctaaaagaGAGATGAAACAgatttatcaaaatgtttttcttttgtcattttactgaacagaaataaaatgtttaaaaacattaaatataacgtagcagaaattagttaaaatctaaaagtagcagaactgaAGAGGTCTGAATGCATTTCTGTGAGGGTTTCTATTATTTCTATTTGAAGAATATTCCCAACcaagctgaacgttttgattaATTAACAGCTAAACCAGctcaaagtgtgcagaagtattTTTACCTACAGAATTCATCCACagaaaagtaaatgtttttttctgcagatacATTTCCAGAGATGAAGGTGTCCGGTACCGACTGGGTTCTGGCCAACCTGAACGTGACGGGTTACTACAGGGTCAACTACAACCCAGAGAACTGGGAGCAACTGCTGGAGGTTCTGAGCACCAACCACGAAGTAAGATCCCAGATCTGAGAGCCGATGGTTTCCCTCTGATCAGAGTAACGTCAGCTGACATCTTTGCTCCAGATGATCCCGGTGATCAACAGAGCTCAGCTGGTGGACGACGCCTTCAACCTGGCCAGGTAAGCCTGGTGTCAGGAGGACACGAAGGAGAAACTCAGAACCAGAAACAAGGTTCAAAGATGGCAGAAGAATCTCTGATGCTCTCAGGACTTTACAGCTCTGTTCACAGCagaccctcctcttcctcacgcTGCTCCTCTTCTCAGATCGGTCCTGAAGCTTTCAGCCAccatgaaaacataaaatcccCTCAGAGCTCAGACTAACACACCACAGACAGCCGGTTCTGTTCAGGAGATCCAATTAatcttctccttcttctgctTTAAAGAGCGAAGATCATCTCGACGGTTTTGGCACTCCGAACCACCAATTACCTGAAGAACGAGAGGGATTACATGCCGTGGGAGTCGGCGCTGAACAACCTGGACTTCTTCTACCTGATGTTCGACCGCAGCGAAGTGTACGGATACATGCAGGTGCACGTCCTCCTCCACGAGCACCACAGCTTCTCTGATGATCCTGATCTTCTCCTGAACCTCTGAGCTTCTTCTGTCTGCAGGAATATCTGAGGAACCAGGTCCAAGGACTGTTCGAGTACTACCATGGCATTACAGAAAACTGGACCAAGGTTCCGGAGGGACACATGGACCAGTAAGTAAAGACCTGAACCCAGAGAGCGCTCTGTGATAAGGCCTGAGTGAAGAGGTGGCGTTAGAACCGGTTCTGTCCAGATCTGGTTGATCGTTTGTCTTTACGTGACTCATGAGTTCAGGATAAATATTCAGAAGCCTGATGTGTTTGTGAACTGTTCCTCCTTTAAAGAAGACGCTGCTGTTGCAGGTTGTCCTGCTGCTCGTTCTGGTTCTGTGTAATAATTGAACCATTCTTTTATAGAAACTGTGGACATCAGTTACACAAAAGGACTACCAGAGAGCTGCCTGCTGCTTTATAGACACTATAATTCAtcagttacatatttttagttttattttgtagtttgtgTCAGTATCAGGTGTGTTATTTGTCCCTTTGGTTCTACTGAATTATATGCAGACAACACTCTGATTTACACCAGTATCAGGTGTGAAATCTGATGATGAAATAGGTGAATATTAATTTATCAGCCTTAAAACTAGAAACTACGATTcgtttttcattttacttcatGATTAAACAAGAACTCAGATCAACGGCTGAGAATCATGTTACAGTTTTACTTGcttcagtgtttcagtttgaatCAAATCAAACCCCCTCACATGTGCGAAGTGAACAATAATCAAAGCTTGGATTTCTGCTCCAGTGTTTCTGAGGTCTCTGGTCTGTGAATGTTCTTGCGTCCCGCAGGTATAATCAGGTGAACGCCATCAGCCTGGCATGCCGGACAGGCCTGGATGAGTGTCAGACTCTGGTGACCACATTGTTTAAAAGCTGGATGGATACAGGCAACAACACGTGAGTGTGTAAAAGTATCTGTGCGCTCCTCACTGCAGAACCTCTTTGAGTCATAGAGCCTGAGCCTCCATCATGGTCTCTCCTCAGGATCCACCCCAACCTGCGCTCCACGGTGTACTGTAATGCCATCGCAGCAGGGGGCGCTAAAGAATGGAACTTTGCCTGGTCAAAGTTTGAAAATGCCACCATCGCTACAGAAGCTGAAAAACTGCGTTATGCTCTGGCGTGCACCAAAGAATCGTGGCTCCTGAACAGGTCGGATTCATCAGCAGCTTCATTAACGCACACAGATGGTATCCGACCAGCACAAACACGTCCTGTTCCCCCTCTGTTCCACCTGCTCAGGTACCTGGAGTACACGTTGGATTCAGAGAAGATCCGGAAGCAGGACGCCACCTCCACCATCGTCTACATCGCCCAGAATGTGATTGGCCAGTCTCTGGCGTGGGACTTTGTCCGGGCTCGGTGGTCATACATCTTCACAGAGTGAGTTGGACATCTGCTGAGTTCGGCCTCGACGTGAAGCTTTAAGGAGCTGAAGCCCAGAGTCAGAGGCTCACACGCAGATAAGAACATCCGTGAGAACTGAAGCACACACGTCATACGAGCAGATAAGCTTTATACCATCATGTTTACTCAGAGTGACAGCTTTTATTGGTCATTCTGCTGTTCCTCTGGTGATCTTTGGTCCTCATAAACCCGTCTGTAGATAAACCAGTTGTTGGTTTGACTCATTTAACCTTTCTGTGAAATGTTTCTGAGATTTTAGGTGTTCAGCTGATCCTTTAACTATGTATTTGGGGCTGAATGCCCTCTAGCAGCCAtcagggggtgctgcagcaccctcagCACCCCTAAATCACCTGGTCTTTAAATTCTGCACAGCACAGTTGggtcttcagtttttatttttaggctttaATTTCAAGCAGCAGAATGATGTTTAAATAACCGTCTCATGTCCTGTCTCATGTCTTTTGTCTCTTATTGCGTCAGCGTCTCCGGTGAAGTGTCTCTCATGTCTTCTGTCCTCTCGCAGGTACGGTGGAGGATCGTTCTCCTTCTCCAACCTCATCAACGGAGTCACTGAACGTTTCTCCACAGAGTTtgagcttcagcaggtcagaaaTCCTGAAcctccaaaatgtttttgtgcctgCAGCCGAATGTTCGTTCAGAAAtgagctggagctgcagcttctgACGGGGTCGGGTCcaccctttatttatttaagctgcagaacagaggttaaaagctgcagaacagaggCTATAAGCTACAGAACAGAGGCTATAAGCTGCAGAACAGAgtctaaaagctgcagaacagaggttaaaagctgcagaacagaggttaaaagctgcagaacagaggNNNNNNNNNNNNNNNNNNNNNNNNNNNNNNNNNNNNNNNNNNNNNNNNNNNNNNNNNNNNNNNNNNNNNNNNNNNNNNNNNNNNNNNNNNNNNNNNNNNNNNNNNNNNNNNNNNNNNNNNNNNNNNNNNNNNNNNNNNNNNNNNNNNNNNNNNNNNNNNNNNNNNNNNNNNNNNNNNNNNNNNNNNNNNNNNNNNNNNNNNNNNNNNNNNNNNNNNNNNNNNNNNNNNNNNNNNNNNNNNNNNNNNNNNNNNNNNNNNNNNNNNNNNNNNNNNNNNNNNNNNNNNNNNNNNNNNNNNNNNNNNNNNNNNNNNNNNNNNNNNNNNNNNNNNNNNNNNNNNNNNNNNNNNNNNNNNNNNNNNNNNNNNNNNNNNNNNNNNNNNNNNNNNNNNNNNNNNNNNNNNNNNNNNNNNNNNNNNNNNNNNNNNNNNNNNNNNNNNNNNNNNNNNNNNNNNNNNNNNNNNNNNNNNNNNNNNNNNNNNNNNNNNNNNNNNNNNNNNNNNNNNNNNNNNNNNNNNNNNNNNNNNNNNNNNNNNNNNNNNNNNNNNNNNNNNNNNNNNNNNNNNNNNNNNNNNNNNNNNNNNNNNNNNNNNNNNNNNNNNNNNNNNNNNNNNNNNNNNNNNNNNNNNNNNNNNNNNNNNNNNNNNNNNNNNNNNNNNNNNNNNNNNNNNNNNNNNNNNNNNNNNNNNNNNNNNNNNNNNNNNNNNNNNNNNNNNNNNNNNNNNNNNNNNNNNNNNNNNNNNNNNNNNNNNNNNNNNNNNNNNNNNNNNNNNNNNNNNNNNNNNNNNNNNNNNNNNNNNNNNNNNNNNNNNNNNNNNNNNNNNNNNNNNNNNNNNNNNNNNNNNNNNNNNNNNNNNNNNNNNNNNNNNNNNNNNNNNNNNNNNNNNNNNNNNNNNNNNNNNNNNNNNNNNNNNNNNNNNNNNNNNNNNNNNNNNNNNNNNNNNNNNNNNNNNNNNNNNNNNNNNNNNNNNNNNNNNNNNNNNNNNNNNNNNNNNNNNNNNNNNNNNNNNNNNNNNNNNNNNNNNNNNNNNNNNNNNNNNNNNNNNNNNNNNNNNNNNNNNNNNNNNNNNNNNNNNNNNNNNNNNNNNNNNNNNNNNNNNNNNNNNNNNNNNNNNNNNNNNNNNNNNNNNNNNNNNNNNNNNNNNNNNNNNNNNNNNNNNNNNNNNNNNNNNNNNNNNNNNNNNNNNNNNNNNNNNNNNNNNNNNNNNNNNNNNNNNNNNNNNNNNNNNNNNNNNNNNNNNNNNNNNNNNNNNNNNNNNNNNNNNNNNNNNNNNNNNNNNNNNNNNNNNNNNNNNNNNNNNNNNNNNNNNNNNNNNNNNNNNNNNNNNNNNNNNNNNNNNNNNNNNNNNNNNNNNNNNNNNNNNNNNNNNNNNNNNNNNNNNNNNNNNNNNNNNNNNNNNNNNNNNNNNNNNNNNNNNNNNNNNNNNNNNNNNNNNNNNNNNNNNNNNNNNNNNNNNNNNNNNNNNNNNNNNNNNNNNNNNNNNNNNNNNNNNNNNNNNNNNNNNNNNNNNNNNNNNNNNNNNNNNNNNNNNNNNNNNNNNNNNNNNNNNNNNNNNNNNNNNNNNNNNNNNNNNNNNNNNNNNNNNNNNNNNNNNNNNNNNNNNNNNNNNNNNNNNNNNNNNNNNNNNNNNNNNNNNNNNNNNNNNNNNNNNNNNNNNNNNNNNNNNNNNNNNNNNNNNNNNNNNNNNNNNNNNNNNNNNNNNNNNNNNNNNNNNNNNNNNNNNNNNNNNNNNNNNNNNNNNNNNNNNNNNNNNNNNNNNNNNNNNNNNNNNNNNNNNNNNNNNNNNNNNNNNNNNNNNNNNNNNNNNNNNNNNNNNNNNNNNNNNNNNNNNNNNNNNNNNNNNNNNNNNNNNNNNNNNNNNNNNNNNNNNNNNNNNNNNNNNNNNNNNNNNNNNNNNNNNNNNNNNNNNNNNNNNNNNNNNNNNNNNNNNNNNNNNNNNNNNNNNNNNNNNNNNNNNNNNNNNNNNNNNNNNNNNNNNNNNNNNNNNNNNNNNNNNNNNNNNNNNNNNNNNNNNNNNNNNNNNNNNNNNNNNNNCAGaggctaaaagctgcagaacagaggctaaaagcTGCGGAGCAGaggctaaaagctgcagaacagaggctaaaagctgcagaacagaggctaaTATTAACCAAACCTtagctgaaaggagcaaaacagatgctaaagctaaaatcagcaaaacaggaGACAATTTTGCACAactgtagccaaaagctaaaagatgcaaaatggtagctaaaagaagcagagcagtAGCTTTATGCTAAAGTAGAAAAGTAGTAGCTACAAAGTAAAAGttggagaaagaaagaagcagaagaaaaggaCCAGAGGCAGATTTCAggaagaacaatgttttttaaaagaactgaagaGAGCTTAAAGTATTTCTAtgaggaattttattttaaatacacaagTTAAAAGACATAGCAGCCGTCTCCCgaacgagccgaacgttttgatgtatgagcagctaaaatagctgaaagaacagaacaagttttaaacaggaaaacaggagcgtgaatgctgactcagcaaaaataaaaatgatgagtCATGAATTGGGTCATTAATCTGTCACAGTGTTCTACGTGTTTTATGATAAAAGTAGAGAGGTGtgcgtgacctctgacctctgacctctgtgttCTGTGTCTCAGCTGAAGCAGTTTAAGGCGGATAACGCCGACGTCGGCTTTGGTTCTGGGACTCTGGCTGTGGATCAGTCCATCGAGAGAACCGAGGCCAACATGAAGTGGATCTCAGAGAACAAGGACGAGGTTCTGAAGTGGTTCAGAGAGGAAGTTGAGAAGAACCCGGCTCGCACCTTCAGCTCCTAACCCAACGATAATCTgaagtttgatttttcttttgactggATTTAAAACCTGCTGCCTGAAAAACACTGAGAGCTGATgtattaaaaactttgtttttctctttctgacgtttgttgacatttttataaatataagtTTGAAATATCAGAACTCAAAAAGGTTGTGTGCTTCTTAGTTTTAGTTGTAAAGATTGgtattaatggaaaaaaaagattaggattataatttttattgtttttctaaaaacataaaaaggcaaCAGAAGTTCTGAAATacatttccagttttgttttgtttttacagccgGCTCTGAAGTTTCCtccaacaaaaacagtaaaaacttcctgaagatgtttttatttgatccCTGAAGGAACGATTTGAAAacccaataaaaacatttcttattaATCGCTGGCGTCTCCTTTTTCTGGCTCCTGACCGGTCCGAGTTTTATTCCAGATTAATTCCTTAATTCAACTCATTTCCATTTTCACAGGAAGACTTTTATCATcgggtgaaaatgtttttgtcctcatctgtgtctgttagcaaaatatttcatgaaccactaaaaagattttaataaaacgtaCAGGAAATATtaattggatgaacatctacagctgatcttctgcattcaagatggccgccacagccaaagataaatattttaggCTCATCAGGTTAATTTACAGAccagaaacacttcaaaataagaaacaggaagtgttttcaaaataaactttacatcCAGAGGAAATGCTGTGAACCtgaactcagacagttttatgaCGTTTTTCCAAAAGGGTTTGaagtgtttgacctttgacctctgcaaGATAAATCTGTGCGTCAGAAGTGTGTGAACTCTCAGCTTCATGGCGGCCATGACAACAAGTTTTATCTTCACTTATCAGCCGCTAATAAATCAGCCATTTCCTCCTGATGGGGGAGGACAGAGACGGACAGGGGGAGGACGAAGAGAGGGAGGACGGACAGGGAGAGGACGGACAGAGGGAGGACAGGCCCAGATAGGAAATGACAGACGGGGGAGGACACAGAGGGAGGACACAGAGGGAGGATGGACAGAGGAAGGACAGGCCCAGATAGGAGCTGACAGACGGGGGAGGACACACAGAAGGAGGAAGGACAGGGGTaggacagagagagggaggacaGACGGGGGGACGGATAGAGGGAGGACAGGCCCAGATAGAAGCTGACAGACGGGGGAGGACACAAAGGGAGGACACAGAGGGAGAACACAGAGGAAGGACAGGCCCAGATAGGAGCTGACAGAAGGGGGAGGACACACAGAGGGACAgagacttcttcttctttgtcttttctcaccACACCCACTCAGactcggatcagaaccaggTCCGATGGAGAAACGCTGCAGAGTCAGCTGGCTGTGTGTCCTCTGCGTCGTCCTGGCCCTGGTCTCTGTGGCAACCATCGTCACGCTGTGGACCATCGctctgacaggaagtgaaggagaTGACGTCACGGCTCCTTGggacaggtgagtgatgacatcacctgaaggaatgcatatcacccgccgcctttaaGATGTGATCAGGAGCGTGtcgtaaaactgactgagcttttTGTCTCTGCTGAGATTTCTTAGCCTGAAGGAAAAGAAGGAGCTCATAAACTCTGAACTGCACTTCagaataatgaacagatttattctGCTGATGGTTTCGTCTCCTTCAGGTTCCGTCTGTCCTTGGTTTTAGTCCCAGAGTTCTACAACATCACGCTGAGGCCTCGTCTCCGGCCCGACCCAAACTCTGGCCTCTTCCTGTTCACAGGTTGGaacaaaatcaacattttattgtgtttctgaattaaacagcagtggtttgttt is part of the Kryptolebias marmoratus isolate JLee-2015 linkage group LG11, ASM164957v2, whole genome shotgun sequence genome and harbors:
- the LOC108251442 gene encoding aminopeptidase Ey-like encodes the protein MGKGFFISKAVGIGGIFVGVAALSTIIALSVVYSQERSKNIISPTEGGTTTKPTTTTPVPSNEPWDKYRLPKSLLPIHYNVKLWPRLKPDPETGLFIFTGESEVKFECVEDTDLILIHSNKLNYTSQNGNMAALTAVNSASKAPSILSSRLQVVTQYLVLELDGKLEKGQRYRLSTIFTGELADDLGGFYRSEYEEGGVKKYVATTQMQPTDARKAFPCFDEPAMKACFNITLIHDPGMVALSNGKAVETTNITIDGHNVQQTVFEQTEKMSTYLLAFIVSDFAYVSSSTDEVLIRIFARRSAIEANQGQYALNITGPILKFFEEYYNYSYPLPKSDQIALPDFNAGAMENWGLITYRETALLYDPAFSSNSNKQRVATIIAHELAHMWFGNLVTLQWWNDLWLNEGFASYVEYLGADEAEPSWNVKDLIVLSDVHRVFAVDALSSSHPLSSKEEDIQKPAQISELFDAISYSKGASVLRMLSDFLTENVFTKGLQTYLREFAFKTTVYKDLWKHLQMAANETGTQLPDSVENIMNTWVLQMGFPVVTINAATGSASQQHFLLDPNSNITTPSEFSYEWIVPIRWMKNGVTQVGVTWLKEKSDTFPEMKVSGTDWVLANLNVTGYYRVNYNPENWEQLLEVLSTNHEMIPVINRAQLVDDAFNLARAKIISTVLALRTTNYLKNERDYMPWESALNNLDFFYLMFDRSEVYGYMQEYLRNQVQGLFEYYHGITENWTKVPEGHMDQYNQVNAISLACRTGLDECQTLVTTLFKSWMDTGNNTIHPNLRSTVYCNAIAAGGAKEWNFAWSKFENATIATEAEKLRYALACTKESWLLNRYLEYTLDSEKIRKQDATSTIVYIAQNVIGQSLAWDFVRARWSYIFTEYGGGSFSFSNLINGVTERFSTEFELQQLKQFKADNADVGFGSGTLAVDQSIERTEANMKWISENKDEVLKWFREEVEKNPARTFSS